The following proteins are encoded in a genomic region of Palaemon carinicauda isolate YSFRI2023 chromosome 19, ASM3689809v2, whole genome shotgun sequence:
- the LOC137658472 gene encoding uncharacterized protein isoform X1, which translates to MSGTRSVNKKQMAAVKSEAWLQEKLVFISSVVTSVDHDSLKSQLMKCETEDEVEAVLQSLLLLNEASTSSDNQMPKLDAPRPKERTANELEAEFSDVDERQTVSDSTDDTSGSWVMVDDIDISESNSGFEDHTLPDGRKNEDFQMNQESPKVVELMESNSSDDLADLDELEEMEVLGVNPKPSERAAAEAVMNEDTQLVSIEDDDEIKFLGVYNNRQERVDAEALTEEREPLAVKGVIKEESFTEEVSQIDQAVANGNYEKDMIIALRIEVISNIFPDADPDFFQEKIDACMTLGDDEKSFSLYVESLLKINNYPTMKDYIKRMEALANEKSDKDYEEEGYQVPSPFFIKCSICLEDLISTEMGFCNSMENEHIYCLQCIKKYTKAELEQGRSTFKCMDSDCSAEFSFKILRKVMDKSDLARAYEQRQYEEVSAAKIENLESCPFCNYKAIVTNQEDKVFMCMNPKCMKDSCRSCKEENHIPLRCNEVEKDVEKEARKTLENKMSEAMIRECPQCKKRFIKQAGCNQVTCSCGASICYYCRHLLNSSHHMSSRICQQNSNEDLIHQEEVRRAAYEGKQEMNPNIKLIHDPTKGVL; encoded by the exons AAACAAATGGCTGCTGTAAAAAGTGAGGCCTGGTTACAAGAAAAACTAGTGTTTATAAGCTCAGTTGTCACTAGTGTGGACCATGACAGTCTAAAATCACAGCTCATGAAATGTGAAACTGAAGACGAAGTGGAAGCAGTTCTCCAAAGCCTCTTGCTTCTCAATGAAGCCTCAACGTCCTCAGATAATCAAATGCCCAAATTAGATGCTCCAAGGCCAAAAGAGAGGACAGCTAATGAACTAGAAGCAGAATTTTCTGATGTTGATGAAAGGCAAACTGTGAGTGACAGCACTGATGATACCAGTGGAAGTTGGGTTATGGTAGACGATATAGATATCTCGGAAAGTAACAGTGGGTTTGAGGACCATACATTACCGGATGGCAGAAAAAATGAAGATTTCCAAATGAATCAAGAAAGTCCCAAAGTAGTAGAACTTATGGAGAGTAACAGTAGTGATGATTTAGCTGATTTGGATGAATTAGAAGAAATGGAAGTTCTGGGAGTCAATCCTAAACCTTCGGAAAGAGCAGCTGCTGAAGCCGTAATGAATGAAGATACACAACTGGTTTctattgaggatgatgatgaaataaaatttttgGGGGTATATAATAATCGCCAAGAAAGGGTAGATGCTGAAGCTCTAACTGAGGAAAGAGAGCCACTTGCTGTTAAGGGTGTCATAAAAGAAGAAAGTTTTACAGAGGAAGTATCACAGATAGATCAAGCTGTGGCCAATGGAAATTATGAAAAAGACATGATAATTGCTCTCAGAATTGAAGTTATTAGCAATATATTCCCTGATGCAGATCCTGATTTCTTCCAAGAAAA AATTGATGCCTGCATGACACTGGGGGATGATGAGAAATCATTTAGCTTATATGTTGAAAGCcttctgaaaataaataattacCCAACTATGAAGGACTATATAAAGAGGATGGAAGCATTAGCCAATGAGAAATCTGACAAAGACTATGAAGAGGAAGGTTATCAG GTACCAAGTCCCTTTTTCATCAAATGTTCAATATGTTTGGAGGATCTAATATCTACAGAAATGGGATTCTGTAATTCTATGGAAAATGAACACATCTATTGTCTGCAGTGTATTAAAAA GTACACAAAAGCAGAACTAGAGCAAGGACGGTCAACTTTTAAATGCATGGACAGTGACTGTAGTGCAGAATTTTCATTCAAGATTCTCAGAAAAGTCATGGACAAATCTGACCTAGCCAGGGCTTATGAACAACGGCAGTATGAAGAGGTGTCTGCAgctaaaatagaaaatttagagtCATGTCCATTTTGCAACTACAAAGCCATAGTGACAAATCAAGAAGACAAAGTCTTTATGTGTATGAATCCTAAGTGCATGAAAGACTCTTGCAG GTCATGTAAAGAAGAAAATCACATTCCCTTACGGTGCAATGAGGTTGAAAAGGATGTTGAGAAAGAAGCACGAAAGacacttgaaaacaaaatgtctgaggCAATGATCAG AGAATGCCCACAATGCAAGAAACGTTTTATTAAACAAGCTGGTTGCAACCAAGTTACATGCTCATGTGGTGCAAGTATCTGTTATTATTGTAGACATCTGTTAAACAGCAGTCATCATATGAGCTCAAGAAT CTGTCAACAAAACTCCAATGAAGACCTAATCCATCAAGAGGAAGTTCGACGTGCAGCTTATGAGGGAAAACAGGAAATGAACCCAAACATTAAACTTATTCATGATCCCACTAAAGGTGTATTATAA
- the LOC137658472 gene encoding uncharacterized protein isoform X2, translated as MAAVKSEAWLQEKLVFISSVVTSVDHDSLKSQLMKCETEDEVEAVLQSLLLLNEASTSSDNQMPKLDAPRPKERTANELEAEFSDVDERQTVSDSTDDTSGSWVMVDDIDISESNSGFEDHTLPDGRKNEDFQMNQESPKVVELMESNSSDDLADLDELEEMEVLGVNPKPSERAAAEAVMNEDTQLVSIEDDDEIKFLGVYNNRQERVDAEALTEEREPLAVKGVIKEESFTEEVSQIDQAVANGNYEKDMIIALRIEVISNIFPDADPDFFQEKIDACMTLGDDEKSFSLYVESLLKINNYPTMKDYIKRMEALANEKSDKDYEEEGYQVPSPFFIKCSICLEDLISTEMGFCNSMENEHIYCLQCIKKYTKAELEQGRSTFKCMDSDCSAEFSFKILRKVMDKSDLARAYEQRQYEEVSAAKIENLESCPFCNYKAIVTNQEDKVFMCMNPKCMKDSCRSCKEENHIPLRCNEVEKDVEKEARKTLENKMSEAMIRECPQCKKRFIKQAGCNQVTCSCGASICYYCRHLLNSSHHMSSRICQQNSNEDLIHQEEVRRAAYEGKQEMNPNIKLIHDPTKGVL; from the exons ATGGCTGCTGTAAAAAGTGAGGCCTGGTTACAAGAAAAACTAGTGTTTATAAGCTCAGTTGTCACTAGTGTGGACCATGACAGTCTAAAATCACAGCTCATGAAATGTGAAACTGAAGACGAAGTGGAAGCAGTTCTCCAAAGCCTCTTGCTTCTCAATGAAGCCTCAACGTCCTCAGATAATCAAATGCCCAAATTAGATGCTCCAAGGCCAAAAGAGAGGACAGCTAATGAACTAGAAGCAGAATTTTCTGATGTTGATGAAAGGCAAACTGTGAGTGACAGCACTGATGATACCAGTGGAAGTTGGGTTATGGTAGACGATATAGATATCTCGGAAAGTAACAGTGGGTTTGAGGACCATACATTACCGGATGGCAGAAAAAATGAAGATTTCCAAATGAATCAAGAAAGTCCCAAAGTAGTAGAACTTATGGAGAGTAACAGTAGTGATGATTTAGCTGATTTGGATGAATTAGAAGAAATGGAAGTTCTGGGAGTCAATCCTAAACCTTCGGAAAGAGCAGCTGCTGAAGCCGTAATGAATGAAGATACACAACTGGTTTctattgaggatgatgatgaaataaaatttttgGGGGTATATAATAATCGCCAAGAAAGGGTAGATGCTGAAGCTCTAACTGAGGAAAGAGAGCCACTTGCTGTTAAGGGTGTCATAAAAGAAGAAAGTTTTACAGAGGAAGTATCACAGATAGATCAAGCTGTGGCCAATGGAAATTATGAAAAAGACATGATAATTGCTCTCAGAATTGAAGTTATTAGCAATATATTCCCTGATGCAGATCCTGATTTCTTCCAAGAAAA AATTGATGCCTGCATGACACTGGGGGATGATGAGAAATCATTTAGCTTATATGTTGAAAGCcttctgaaaataaataattacCCAACTATGAAGGACTATATAAAGAGGATGGAAGCATTAGCCAATGAGAAATCTGACAAAGACTATGAAGAGGAAGGTTATCAG GTACCAAGTCCCTTTTTCATCAAATGTTCAATATGTTTGGAGGATCTAATATCTACAGAAATGGGATTCTGTAATTCTATGGAAAATGAACACATCTATTGTCTGCAGTGTATTAAAAA GTACACAAAAGCAGAACTAGAGCAAGGACGGTCAACTTTTAAATGCATGGACAGTGACTGTAGTGCAGAATTTTCATTCAAGATTCTCAGAAAAGTCATGGACAAATCTGACCTAGCCAGGGCTTATGAACAACGGCAGTATGAAGAGGTGTCTGCAgctaaaatagaaaatttagagtCATGTCCATTTTGCAACTACAAAGCCATAGTGACAAATCAAGAAGACAAAGTCTTTATGTGTATGAATCCTAAGTGCATGAAAGACTCTTGCAG GTCATGTAAAGAAGAAAATCACATTCCCTTACGGTGCAATGAGGTTGAAAAGGATGTTGAGAAAGAAGCACGAAAGacacttgaaaacaaaatgtctgaggCAATGATCAG AGAATGCCCACAATGCAAGAAACGTTTTATTAAACAAGCTGGTTGCAACCAAGTTACATGCTCATGTGGTGCAAGTATCTGTTATTATTGTAGACATCTGTTAAACAGCAGTCATCATATGAGCTCAAGAAT CTGTCAACAAAACTCCAATGAAGACCTAATCCATCAAGAGGAAGTTCGACGTGCAGCTTATGAGGGAAAACAGGAAATGAACCCAAACATTAAACTTATTCATGATCCCACTAAAGGTGTATTATAA
- the LOC137658472 gene encoding uncharacterized protein isoform X3, with the protein MSGTRSVNKKQMAAVKSEAWLQEKLVFISSVVTSVDHDSLKSQLMKCETEDEVEAVLQSLLLLNEASTSSDNQMPKLDAPRPKERTANELEAEFSDVDERQTVSDSTDDTSGSWVMVDDIDISESNSGFEDHTLPDGRKNEDFQMNQESPKVVELMESNSSDDLADLDELEEMEVLGVNPKPSERAAAEAVMNEDTQLVSIEDDDEIKFLGVYNNRQERVDAEALTEEREPLAVKGVIKEESFTEEVSQIDQAVANGNYEKDMIIALRIEVISNIFPDADPDFFQEKIDACMTLGDDEKSFSLYVESLLKINNYPTMKDYIKRMEALANEKSDKDYEEEGYQVPSPFFIKCSICLEDLISTEMGFCNSMENEHIYCLQCIKKYTKAELEQGRSTFKCMDSDCSAEFSFKILRKVMDKSDLARAYEQRQYEEVSAAKIENLESCPFCNYKAIVTNQEDKVFMCMNPKCMKDSCRECPQCKKRFIKQAGCNQVTCSCGASICYYCRHLLNSSHHMSSRICQQNSNEDLIHQEEVRRAAYEGKQEMNPNIKLIHDPTKGVL; encoded by the exons AAACAAATGGCTGCTGTAAAAAGTGAGGCCTGGTTACAAGAAAAACTAGTGTTTATAAGCTCAGTTGTCACTAGTGTGGACCATGACAGTCTAAAATCACAGCTCATGAAATGTGAAACTGAAGACGAAGTGGAAGCAGTTCTCCAAAGCCTCTTGCTTCTCAATGAAGCCTCAACGTCCTCAGATAATCAAATGCCCAAATTAGATGCTCCAAGGCCAAAAGAGAGGACAGCTAATGAACTAGAAGCAGAATTTTCTGATGTTGATGAAAGGCAAACTGTGAGTGACAGCACTGATGATACCAGTGGAAGTTGGGTTATGGTAGACGATATAGATATCTCGGAAAGTAACAGTGGGTTTGAGGACCATACATTACCGGATGGCAGAAAAAATGAAGATTTCCAAATGAATCAAGAAAGTCCCAAAGTAGTAGAACTTATGGAGAGTAACAGTAGTGATGATTTAGCTGATTTGGATGAATTAGAAGAAATGGAAGTTCTGGGAGTCAATCCTAAACCTTCGGAAAGAGCAGCTGCTGAAGCCGTAATGAATGAAGATACACAACTGGTTTctattgaggatgatgatgaaataaaatttttgGGGGTATATAATAATCGCCAAGAAAGGGTAGATGCTGAAGCTCTAACTGAGGAAAGAGAGCCACTTGCTGTTAAGGGTGTCATAAAAGAAGAAAGTTTTACAGAGGAAGTATCACAGATAGATCAAGCTGTGGCCAATGGAAATTATGAAAAAGACATGATAATTGCTCTCAGAATTGAAGTTATTAGCAATATATTCCCTGATGCAGATCCTGATTTCTTCCAAGAAAA AATTGATGCCTGCATGACACTGGGGGATGATGAGAAATCATTTAGCTTATATGTTGAAAGCcttctgaaaataaataattacCCAACTATGAAGGACTATATAAAGAGGATGGAAGCATTAGCCAATGAGAAATCTGACAAAGACTATGAAGAGGAAGGTTATCAG GTACCAAGTCCCTTTTTCATCAAATGTTCAATATGTTTGGAGGATCTAATATCTACAGAAATGGGATTCTGTAATTCTATGGAAAATGAACACATCTATTGTCTGCAGTGTATTAAAAA GTACACAAAAGCAGAACTAGAGCAAGGACGGTCAACTTTTAAATGCATGGACAGTGACTGTAGTGCAGAATTTTCATTCAAGATTCTCAGAAAAGTCATGGACAAATCTGACCTAGCCAGGGCTTATGAACAACGGCAGTATGAAGAGGTGTCTGCAgctaaaatagaaaatttagagtCATGTCCATTTTGCAACTACAAAGCCATAGTGACAAATCAAGAAGACAAAGTCTTTATGTGTATGAATCCTAAGTGCATGAAAGACTCTTGCAG AGAATGCCCACAATGCAAGAAACGTTTTATTAAACAAGCTGGTTGCAACCAAGTTACATGCTCATGTGGTGCAAGTATCTGTTATTATTGTAGACATCTGTTAAACAGCAGTCATCATATGAGCTCAAGAAT CTGTCAACAAAACTCCAATGAAGACCTAATCCATCAAGAGGAAGTTCGACGTGCAGCTTATGAGGGAAAACAGGAAATGAACCCAAACATTAAACTTATTCATGATCCCACTAAAGGTGTATTATAA